Proteins encoded by one window of Pseudonocardia alni:
- a CDS encoding HAD-IB family hydrolase yields MSPADGTPAGDTRDRLRAIREAEPGPGTVAYFDYDGTVIDGYSAGAFYRKRLREFDVGPVEMVRTVLSGMRGIRTDDDFKEFLSITLATWKGRSEDELHALGRTLFRDEIAGSLHPEVWELVAAHQEQGHQVVMASSATRFQVQPMADELGADRVLCTELEVHDGVLTGRVAGTSLWGTGKAEAVRADAAAHGVDLAGCFGYANGTEDAEFLSAVGHAVAVSPTDSLRALAGERGWPVLDCAPRGGLFPSVTDVARTAVFYGGMAGGLAAAAGAGLLHGSRRRFVDMAGSVGADVAFGLAGIDVEVTGAEYLHSARPCVFVFNHQSKFDVPVLMKLLRESFTGVAKKEAAQIPVWGQLFWAADVAFIDRSNSRAARAALQPAVDKLRDEGISLAMAPEGTRSPTPRLGPFKKGAFHIAMQAGVPIVPVVIRNAGEIMWRGAQTLRGGTVQVAVLPPVDTSSWVPEDAGKYAEEVRGRFLDTLAAWPERRIAQQYDRSDHSQEDPA; encoded by the coding sequence GTGTCGCCAGCTGACGGGACGCCGGCCGGGGACACCCGGGACCGGCTCCGGGCCATCCGGGAGGCGGAGCCGGGACCGGGGACGGTCGCGTACTTCGACTACGACGGCACCGTCATCGACGGCTACTCCGCGGGGGCCTTCTACCGCAAACGGCTGCGCGAGTTCGACGTCGGGCCGGTCGAGATGGTGCGCACCGTGCTGTCGGGCATGCGCGGGATCCGCACCGACGACGACTTCAAGGAGTTCCTCTCCATCACGCTCGCGACCTGGAAGGGCCGCAGCGAGGACGAGCTCCACGCCCTCGGGCGGACGCTGTTCCGTGACGAGATCGCGGGCTCGCTGCACCCGGAGGTGTGGGAGCTGGTCGCCGCCCACCAGGAGCAGGGCCACCAGGTCGTGATGGCGTCCTCGGCGACGCGGTTCCAGGTGCAGCCGATGGCCGACGAGCTCGGCGCGGACCGGGTGCTGTGCACCGAGCTGGAGGTGCACGACGGCGTGCTCACCGGCCGGGTCGCGGGCACCTCGCTGTGGGGCACCGGCAAGGCCGAGGCGGTCCGCGCCGACGCCGCCGCGCACGGTGTCGACCTGGCGGGCTGCTTCGGCTACGCCAACGGCACCGAGGACGCGGAGTTCCTGTCCGCCGTCGGCCACGCGGTCGCGGTGTCACCGACCGACTCGCTGCGCGCGCTCGCCGGCGAGCGGGGATGGCCGGTGCTCGACTGCGCACCCCGCGGCGGGCTGTTCCCCAGCGTCACCGACGTCGCCCGCACGGCTGTCTTCTACGGCGGCATGGCCGGCGGGCTGGCCGCCGCGGCCGGGGCCGGGCTGCTGCACGGCTCGCGCCGCCGGTTCGTCGACATGGCCGGCTCGGTCGGCGCCGACGTCGCCTTCGGGCTCGCCGGGATCGACGTCGAGGTGACCGGCGCGGAGTACCTGCACTCCGCGCGGCCGTGCGTGTTCGTGTTCAACCACCAGTCCAAGTTCGACGTGCCGGTGCTGATGAAGCTGCTGCGCGAGAGCTTCACCGGCGTCGCGAAGAAGGAGGCCGCGCAGATCCCCGTGTGGGGGCAGCTGTTCTGGGCCGCCGACGTCGCGTTCATCGACCGCTCCAACTCCCGCGCCGCCCGCGCGGCGCTGCAGCCGGCCGTCGACAAGCTGCGCGACGAGGGGATCTCCCTCGCGATGGCGCCGGAGGGCACGCGCTCGCCGACGCCCCGGCTCGGCCCGTTCAAGAAGGGCGCGTTCCACATCGCGATGCAGGCCGGGGTGCCGATCGTGCCCGTGGTCATCCGCAACGCCGGGGAGATCATGTGGCGCGGCGCCCAGACGTTGCGCGGCGGGACCGTGCAGGTCGCCGTCCTGCCCCCGGTGGACACCTCGTCCTGGGTCCCCGAGGACGCCGGGAAGTACGCCGAGGAGGTCCGCGGCCGGTTCCTCGACACCCTCGCCGCGTGGCCGGAGCGCCGCATCGCCCAGCAGTACGACCGCAGCGACCACAGCCAGGAGGACCCGGCATGA
- a CDS encoding glycerol-3-phosphate 1-O-acyltransferase, whose amino-acid sequence MTTDDVTGGGREVVVTQARSHTERGILRRWAEEQHPGSAVVGIGPNGEVPSALGEALHGDDTVIVPARVAWVTPEPEDGGPVRKLTGLATSAVMRMAWSPLHPSMARHRPDAARVVAGEPATVADLVSRFVAQESGRPGSNGFTRFVARQAVLACDRAERRILGDRYKVPRRMVEQITSSARFPTLVERLAHQTGSPATEVEQRLESCLHEMAAVQSPPAIDLFRAMMGPMHAKAWDVQVDESGLERLRELNKEHALVFLPSHRSYADPLLFAEVLHDRNFPRNHVLGGNNLSFWPMGSLGRRAGIVFIRRTFGGDTVYKAAIQEYLGHLLAKRFNLEWYIEGGRSRTGKLRKPRIGLLRYLVSALEERPELDAVLVPVSIVYDQLHEVGAMAAEQRGGQKKAEGLGWLYGYFRDQRRHIGTARVRFAEPFALRRALDDAGPGRAQLEKVAFRVCAGINRVTPATATSLATFALLWAQDRALTLQQVREVVAPLADYLEARGIPVPIAELRTRHGLRMTLDRLAEAGVVTVYDGGTEPVFAVSTGRHHVAAFYRNGALHHLLNRAMLEIALLRVGDAAPDEDIVEVAWRELARLRDLLKFEFFFSTRREFRAEIIGELDLVDPEWRTRAADPADVRGVLRQAPLLVAPGVLRSFLDAQLVVADRLVALGEEPMAEEKEFLEDCLGVGRQMLLQQRLDRADSVSRELYATAVRQAGNRDLLGEPESGAAGASLGERRAAWLTEVTAVIQDLGRLGELQRARLEVVLGSGGTTAPEAAPASPVVPPSGAKQRAEGDTGVAS is encoded by the coding sequence ATGACGACCGACGACGTCACCGGCGGCGGACGCGAGGTCGTGGTGACCCAGGCCCGGTCGCACACCGAACGCGGCATCCTGCGGCGCTGGGCCGAGGAGCAGCACCCGGGCTCGGCGGTCGTCGGGATCGGGCCGAACGGCGAGGTCCCGTCCGCACTGGGGGAGGCCCTGCACGGCGACGACACGGTGATCGTCCCGGCCCGCGTGGCCTGGGTGACCCCCGAGCCCGAGGACGGTGGCCCGGTCCGCAAGCTCACCGGGCTCGCGACGTCGGCGGTGATGCGGATGGCGTGGTCGCCGCTGCACCCGTCGATGGCCCGGCACCGCCCGGATGCGGCGCGCGTCGTGGCGGGGGAGCCGGCGACCGTCGCCGACCTGGTGTCGCGGTTCGTCGCCCAGGAGAGCGGGCGGCCGGGCAGTAACGGCTTCACCCGGTTCGTCGCCCGCCAGGCCGTGCTGGCCTGCGACCGTGCGGAGCGGCGCATCCTCGGCGACCGCTACAAGGTGCCGCGCCGGATGGTCGAGCAGATCACCTCCTCGGCCCGGTTCCCGACCCTGGTCGAGCGGCTCGCGCACCAGACGGGCAGCCCCGCCACCGAGGTCGAGCAGCGCCTGGAGTCCTGTCTGCACGAGATGGCCGCCGTGCAGAGCCCGCCCGCCATCGACCTCTTCCGGGCGATGATGGGGCCGATGCACGCCAAGGCCTGGGACGTGCAGGTCGACGAGTCCGGGCTGGAACGGCTGCGCGAGCTGAACAAGGAGCACGCGCTGGTGTTCCTGCCCAGCCACCGCTCCTACGCCGACCCCCTGCTGTTCGCCGAGGTGCTGCACGACCGCAACTTCCCGCGCAACCACGTCCTGGGCGGCAACAACCTGTCGTTCTGGCCGATGGGGTCGCTCGGACGCCGCGCCGGGATCGTGTTCATCCGCCGCACCTTCGGCGGGGACACCGTCTACAAGGCCGCGATCCAGGAGTACCTGGGGCATCTGCTCGCCAAGCGCTTCAACCTGGAGTGGTACATCGAGGGCGGCCGCAGCCGCACCGGCAAGCTGCGCAAGCCCCGCATCGGGCTGCTGCGCTACCTGGTGTCCGCGCTGGAGGAACGCCCCGAGCTCGACGCGGTGCTCGTCCCGGTGTCCATCGTCTACGACCAGCTGCACGAGGTCGGCGCGATGGCCGCCGAGCAGCGCGGCGGGCAGAAGAAGGCCGAGGGACTGGGCTGGCTCTACGGCTACTTCCGCGACCAGCGCCGCCACATCGGCACCGCCCGGGTGCGCTTCGCCGAGCCGTTCGCGCTGCGCCGTGCGCTCGACGACGCCGGCCCCGGCCGGGCCCAGCTGGAGAAGGTCGCCTTCCGGGTGTGTGCGGGCATCAACCGCGTCACCCCGGCGACGGCGACCTCGCTCGCGACGTTCGCGCTGCTCTGGGCGCAGGACCGGGCGCTGACCCTGCAGCAGGTCCGGGAGGTCGTCGCGCCGCTGGCGGACTACCTGGAGGCCCGCGGCATCCCGGTGCCGATCGCCGAGCTGCGGACCCGGCACGGCCTGCGGATGACCCTCGACCGGCTCGCCGAGGCCGGGGTCGTCACCGTCTACGACGGCGGCACCGAGCCGGTCTTCGCCGTCAGCACCGGCCGCCACCACGTCGCCGCGTTCTACCGCAACGGCGCGCTGCACCACCTGCTCAACCGGGCCATGCTGGAGATCGCGCTGCTGCGCGTCGGCGACGCCGCCCCCGACGAGGACATCGTCGAGGTCGCGTGGCGCGAGCTGGCCCGGCTGCGGGACCTGCTCAAGTTCGAGTTCTTCTTCTCCACCCGCCGTGAGTTCCGCGCCGAGATCATCGGCGAGCTGGACCTGGTCGACCCGGAATGGCGGACCCGGGCGGCCGACCCGGCCGATGTGCGCGGTGTGCTCCGCCAGGCTCCGCTGCTGGTCGCGCCGGGCGTGCTGCGGTCGTTCCTCGACGCCCAGCTCGTCGTCGCCGACCGGCTGGTCGCGCTGGGCGAGGAGCCGATGGCCGAGGAGAAGGAGTTCCTGGAGGACTGCCTCGGCGTCGGCCGTCAGATGCTGCTGCAGCAGCGGCTCGACCGCGCCGACTCGGTGTCGCGCGAGCTGTACGCCACCGCCGTGCGCCAGGCCGGCAACCGCGACCTGCTCGGCGAGCCGGAGTCCGGCGCGGCCGGCGCGTCACTGGGGGAGCGGCGCGCCGCCTGGCTGACGGAGGTCACCGCGGTGATCCAGGATCTGGGACGGCTGGGCGAGTTGCAGCGCGCCCGCCTCGAGGTGGTCCTCGGCTCCGGCGGGACGACGGCGCCCGAGGCGGCCCCGGCGTCGCCGGTGGTCCCGCCCTCCGGGGCGAAACAGCGTGCGGAAGGGGATACGGGTGTCGCCAGCTGA
- a CDS encoding aspartate aminotransferase family protein produces the protein MTAVENTTRTEAGATPDAPALSPHADAAGRHLWMHFARMHGRDGAAPIPVITRGDGVHLWDDRGRRILDGLAGLFVVQAGHGRRELAEVAAKQASELAFFPVWGYTTPPAAELAERLAHLAPGDLNRVFFTSGGGEAVESAWKVAKQYFKLRGRPLKHKVISRATAYHGTTHGAMAVTGLPAMKKDFEPLAPGGFRVPNTNLYRHPEFDGDAEALGRWAADRIEEAIAFEGADTVAAVVLEPVQNSGGCLTAPPSYFARVREICDRHDVLLVADEVITGFGRHGVPFASAKFGFTPDIITCAKGMTSGYGPLGAMIASEKVIEPFLAPGVTFPHGYTWGGHPVSAAVALANLDLMEREDLYGNVLSHADAFGATLDRLRDLPIVGDVRGDGYFWAIELVRDRDTRETFGPQERERLVRGFLPGALFEAGLYCRPDDRGDVVIQLAPPLIAGQREFDEMEQILRGVLAEADKIV, from the coding sequence GTGACCGCCGTCGAGAACACGACCCGGACCGAGGCCGGAGCCACCCCGGACGCGCCCGCCCTCTCGCCGCACGCCGACGCCGCCGGGCGGCATCTCTGGATGCACTTCGCCCGGATGCACGGCCGGGACGGCGCTGCCCCGATCCCCGTCATCACCCGCGGCGACGGCGTGCACCTGTGGGACGACCGCGGCCGCCGCATCCTCGACGGCCTCGCCGGCCTGTTCGTCGTGCAGGCCGGGCACGGGCGGCGTGAGCTGGCCGAGGTCGCCGCGAAGCAGGCGTCGGAGCTGGCGTTCTTCCCGGTCTGGGGCTACACGACCCCGCCCGCGGCCGAGCTCGCCGAGCGGCTGGCCCATCTCGCCCCCGGCGACCTGAACCGGGTCTTCTTCACCTCCGGCGGCGGCGAGGCCGTCGAGAGCGCCTGGAAGGTGGCCAAGCAGTACTTCAAGCTCCGCGGCCGCCCGCTCAAGCACAAGGTGATCTCCCGGGCGACGGCGTACCACGGCACCACGCACGGGGCGATGGCCGTGACCGGGCTGCCCGCGATGAAGAAGGACTTCGAGCCGCTGGCGCCCGGCGGGTTCCGCGTACCCAACACCAACCTCTACCGCCACCCCGAGTTCGACGGCGACGCCGAGGCCCTGGGCCGCTGGGCCGCCGACCGGATCGAGGAGGCCATCGCGTTCGAGGGCGCGGACACCGTCGCCGCGGTCGTGCTCGAGCCGGTGCAGAACTCCGGCGGCTGCCTGACCGCGCCGCCGTCGTACTTCGCCCGGGTCCGCGAGATCTGCGACCGGCACGACGTGCTGCTCGTCGCCGACGAGGTGATCACCGGCTTCGGCCGCCACGGCGTCCCGTTCGCCAGCGCGAAGTTCGGGTTCACCCCGGACATCATCACCTGCGCGAAGGGCATGACCTCGGGCTACGGGCCGCTGGGCGCGATGATCGCCTCGGAGAAGGTGATCGAGCCGTTCCTCGCCCCCGGCGTCACGTTCCCCCACGGCTACACCTGGGGCGGGCACCCGGTCTCGGCCGCCGTCGCGCTCGCGAACCTCGACCTCATGGAGCGCGAGGACCTCTACGGCAACGTCCTGTCCCACGCCGACGCGTTCGGCGCGACCCTCGACCGGCTCCGTGACCTGCCGATCGTCGGCGACGTCCGCGGCGACGGCTACTTCTGGGCGATCGAGCTCGTGCGGGACCGCGACACCAGGGAGACCTTCGGTCCACAGGAGCGGGAGCGGCTGGTGCGCGGGTTCCTCCCCGGGGCGCTGTTCGAGGCGGGCCTGTACTGCCGCCCCGACGACCGCGGCGACGTCGTGATCCAGCTGGCGCCGCCGCTGATCGCGGGACAGCGCGAGTTCGACGAGATGGAGCAGATCCTGCGGGGGGTGCTCGCCGAGGCGGACAAGATCGTGTGA
- a CDS encoding PucR family transcriptional regulator ligand-binding domain-containing protein gives MHPTIADVLARPEVRAGAPAVRAGRAALGTPVRWVHVSEVADPAGTLPPGVLVLSVGVPVADPTTVPARYVDALRAAGAVGLVVEIGRQLPSLPAGLVQAARAAGFPLVELRRTVRFAEIVAGVLGQVARRDDDPGPPGVEAAFRTLALHRVPPGRVVGELARRIDVPVVCEDLAHRVLLTAGGPDLRDWAARSRLAGPAGPEGWATAPVGRPGARWGRLAVPSRPTPGTAERVRALLDAAADAVSLLDPSPEGLLRSARDALVADLAVTVPSDAGRLAVRARAVGLDTAGPLSVVALRPAGDDDPGRAVDPEQAVDAALAVVAPGATVVSPAPGELVVLVPGDGGPLLAALPATVAAATAGPGSFAAVADLLRRARDDAAAHAATGGRGPVRVPALRGLVHRLGDDPALLGFAADVLGPVTALPAAARADARDTLWALVGAGGVVADVARRLGVGRPAAYARLRRLSGLLGLDLTDPEVRTALHMALLVDARAAR, from the coding sequence GTGCACCCGACCATCGCCGACGTGCTGGCCCGTCCGGAGGTCCGGGCCGGGGCACCCGCCGTCCGGGCCGGGCGGGCGGCGCTGGGCACGCCGGTGCGCTGGGTGCACGTCAGCGAGGTCGCCGACCCGGCCGGGACGCTGCCGCCGGGGGTGCTGGTGCTCTCGGTCGGGGTGCCGGTGGCCGACCCCACCACCGTCCCCGCCCGCTACGTCGACGCGCTGCGGGCCGCCGGGGCGGTCGGGCTGGTCGTGGAGATCGGCCGGCAGCTGCCGTCGCTGCCCGCCGGTCTGGTGCAGGCCGCCCGGGCGGCCGGGTTCCCGCTGGTGGAGCTGCGGCGCACGGTGCGCTTCGCCGAGATCGTCGCCGGTGTGCTGGGGCAGGTCGCCCGCCGCGACGACGACCCGGGGCCGCCGGGCGTCGAGGCCGCGTTCCGGACGCTCGCCCTGCACCGGGTGCCGCCGGGGCGCGTGGTCGGCGAGCTGGCCCGCCGGATCGACGTGCCCGTGGTGTGCGAGGACCTCGCGCACCGGGTGCTGCTCACCGCGGGCGGTCCGGACCTGCGGGACTGGGCGGCGCGCTCGCGGCTGGCCGGGCCCGCCGGGCCGGAGGGCTGGGCGACCGCGCCGGTCGGGCGGCCCGGCGCGCGGTGGGGGCGGCTGGCGGTGCCGTCGCGGCCGACGCCGGGCACCGCCGAGCGGGTGCGCGCACTGCTCGACGCCGCCGCGGACGCGGTGTCGCTGCTCGACCCGTCGCCCGAGGGCCTGCTGCGGTCCGCCCGCGACGCGCTGGTGGCCGACCTGGCCGTCACGGTGCCGTCCGACGCCGGACGGCTGGCGGTGCGGGCCCGCGCCGTCGGGCTGGACACCGCGGGTCCGCTGTCGGTGGTGGCGCTGCGCCCGGCCGGAGACGACGACCCCGGGCGGGCCGTCGACCCGGAGCAGGCCGTGGACGCGGCGCTCGCCGTCGTCGCACCGGGGGCGACGGTGGTCTCGCCCGCACCCGGGGAGCTGGTCGTGCTCGTGCCCGGCGACGGCGGCCCGCTGCTCGCCGCGCTGCCCGCCACGGTGGCCGCGGCGACGGCCGGGCCCGGCTCGTTCGCCGCCGTGGCGGACCTGCTGCGCCGGGCCCGCGACGACGCGGCCGCGCACGCCGCGACCGGCGGCCGCGGCCCCGTCCGGGTGCCCGCGCTGCGCGGGCTGGTGCACCGCCTCGGCGACGACCCGGCCCTGCTCGGCTTCGCGGCGGACGTGCTCGGCCCGGTGACGGCGCTGCCCGCCGCCGCACGCGCCGACGCCCGGGACACGCTGTGGGCCCTGGTCGGGGCGGGCGGGGTCGTCGCCGACGTCGCCCGCAGGCTCGGGGTGGGCCGCCCCGCCGCCTACGCCCGGCTGCGCCGCCTCTCCGGCCTGCTGGGCCTCGACCTCACCGACCCCGAGGTGCGGACCGCGCTGCACATGGCCCTGCTGGTCGACGCCCGTGCCGCCCGCTGA
- a CDS encoding SAM-dependent methyltransferase, producing the protein MRTADDQWDITSSVGATALAVAAGRALETRRADRLVDDPYAQRFVDAAGTLSAVPRDPGDAADPWVVQAGYQGVRSRFFDEALTGAGTTQVVLLAAGLDARALRLPWPAGTTVFEVDQQKVLEFKDGVVAEAGITPTARRVTVPVDLRHDWPAALTAAGFAPDRPTAWLAEGLLPYLPADAEQLLFERVHALSVPGSRIAVEHFGDQVERIADDPSFREAAQEMLHTTDVRELFFAEPRAESCDDWLRRHGWTVTARPVREVAAGYGRPLHDTVTDTLGSATLLWADRP; encoded by the coding sequence ATGCGCACAGCCGACGATCAGTGGGACATCACCAGCAGCGTGGGCGCCACCGCCCTGGCCGTCGCCGCGGGGCGGGCGCTGGAGACCCGCCGCGCCGACCGGCTGGTCGACGACCCGTACGCCCAGCGGTTCGTCGACGCGGCCGGGACGCTGTCGGCGGTGCCGCGGGACCCGGGCGACGCCGCCGACCCGTGGGTCGTGCAGGCCGGCTACCAGGGTGTGCGCTCCCGGTTCTTCGACGAGGCCCTGACCGGCGCAGGGACGACCCAGGTCGTGCTGCTCGCCGCGGGCCTCGACGCGCGGGCCCTGCGCCTGCCGTGGCCCGCCGGGACCACGGTGTTCGAGGTCGACCAGCAGAAGGTGCTGGAGTTCAAGGACGGGGTCGTCGCCGAAGCGGGGATCACGCCGACCGCGCGCCGGGTCACCGTGCCGGTCGACCTGCGCCACGACTGGCCCGCCGCGCTCACCGCGGCCGGCTTCGCCCCGGACCGGCCGACCGCCTGGCTGGCCGAAGGCCTGCTGCCCTACCTGCCCGCCGACGCCGAGCAACTCCTCTTCGAGCGGGTGCACGCGCTGTCGGTGCCGGGCAGCCGGATCGCCGTCGAGCACTTCGGCGACCAGGTGGAGCGGATCGCGGACGATCCGTCGTTCCGCGAGGCGGCCCAGGAGATGCTGCACACCACCGACGTCCGCGAGCTGTTCTTCGCCGAGCCCCGGGCCGAGTCCTGCGACGACTGGCTGCGCCGCCACGGCTGGACGGTCACCGCCCGCCCGGTCCGCGAGGTCGCCGCGGGCTACGGGCGGCCGCTGCACGACACGGTCACCGACACCCTCGGCTCGGCGACGCTGCTGTGGGCCGACCGGCCCTGA
- a CDS encoding glycosyltransferase family 4 protein — protein MRIAVIRTPEVPRTCGAGITAASLAAAGHAVRVFTDVPDDPDLTAPADGGTLRVQPWEPGQDTALAAAWSDDPPQVVHAIGPRAGAAAVATGVPVVQVYPADCQGPAAIPAARTGSSQGAARVLASSEEQHTALLRRGVPRAVLRTVPAAVDTDVFAPDGPALRRDDRPRLLAVGSLADGAGMDTVIRALSRVRTAELLVAGGAADPDPDRARLFGIAREAGVAGRVRFLGPVEGGLMPRLLRSADVVVAAPERDVGVGPVLQAMACARAVVATSVGGLRDVVVEGVTGVLVRPARPAELAVALRGVLGDDALRAGFGIAGRDRAVSRFDRARIAEALTVVYGELVGAPAAEPAEEDDPEDRTPVGAAG, from the coding sequence TTGCGCATCGCCGTCATCCGTACCCCCGAGGTCCCGCGAACGTGCGGCGCGGGGATCACCGCCGCCTCGCTGGCCGCCGCCGGTCACGCGGTCCGGGTGTTCACCGACGTCCCCGACGACCCCGACCTGACCGCCCCGGCCGACGGCGGCACGCTGCGCGTGCAGCCGTGGGAACCCGGGCAGGACACCGCACTGGCCGCGGCGTGGTCCGACGACCCGCCCCAGGTGGTGCACGCCATCGGACCGCGCGCCGGGGCCGCCGCCGTCGCGACCGGGGTGCCGGTCGTGCAGGTCTATCCGGCCGACTGCCAGGGCCCGGCCGCGATCCCCGCGGCCCGTACCGGGTCGTCGCAGGGGGCCGCCCGCGTGCTGGCCTCCAGCGAGGAGCAGCACACCGCCCTGCTGCGCCGCGGGGTGCCGCGGGCGGTGCTGCGGACGGTGCCCGCCGCCGTCGACACCGACGTGTTCGCCCCCGACGGGCCGGCGCTGCGCCGGGATGACCGGCCGCGGTTGCTCGCGGTCGGCTCGCTGGCCGACGGCGCCGGGATGGACACGGTGATCCGGGCGCTGTCCCGGGTCCGCACCGCCGAGCTGCTCGTCGCCGGCGGCGCGGCGGACCCGGACCCCGACCGCGCGCGCCTGTTCGGCATCGCCCGCGAGGCCGGCGTCGCCGGGCGCGTCCGGTTCCTCGGGCCGGTCGAGGGCGGCCTGATGCCGCGGCTGCTGCGCTCGGCCGACGTCGTGGTCGCCGCACCGGAGCGCGACGTCGGGGTCGGGCCGGTCCTGCAGGCGATGGCCTGCGCGCGGGCGGTCGTGGCGACGAGCGTGGGCGGGCTGCGCGACGTCGTCGTCGAGGGGGTGACCGGGGTGCTGGTCCGCCCGGCCCGGCCCGCCGAGCTGGCGGTCGCGCTGCGCGGCGTGCTCGGCGACGACGCCCTGCGCGCCGGGTTCGGGATCGCGGGCCGGGACCGTGCGGTGTCGCGGTTCGACCGGGCGCGGATCGCCGAGGCCCTGACCGTCGTCTACGGCGAGCTGGTCGGTGCGCCGGCCGCCGAGCCCGCCGAGGAGGACGACCCCGAGGACCGCACGCCGGTCGGCGCCGCGGGCTGA
- a CDS encoding ATP-binding protein: MTAQSWILRVEPDAAACRTARHELTRFLTPLVDDVTVGDATLVLHELVANGVDHAHTPMLVTARVRDGAVRLRVRDGSVVRGREQPYDPTATRGRGLQIVGRLSQRWGVRRHHGGKTTWADVGPVGARPAPDLHLVRPAS; encoded by the coding sequence GTGACCGCACAGTCCTGGATCCTCAGGGTGGAGCCCGACGCGGCCGCGTGCCGCACGGCCCGGCACGAGCTGACGCGGTTCCTGACCCCGTTGGTGGACGACGTGACCGTCGGCGACGCGACGCTGGTGCTGCACGAACTGGTGGCGAACGGTGTCGACCACGCGCACACCCCGATGCTGGTGACCGCACGGGTGCGCGACGGCGCGGTACGCCTGCGCGTGCGCGACGGCTCGGTCGTGCGCGGACGCGAGCAGCCCTACGACCCCACCGCGACCCGCGGACGCGGGCTGCAGATCGTCGGCCGGCTCTCGCAGCGCTGGGGCGTGCGCCGGCACCACGGCGGCAAGACGACCTGGGCCGACGTCGGGCCGGTCGGCGCCCGCCCGGCCCCGGACCTGCACCTGGTGCGCCCGGCCTCCTGA
- a CDS encoding methylenetetrahydrofolate reductase codes for MTTTFASTVTERINVDRPFFAVEFFPPKDDRGEAELWRAIRRLEVLDPAYVSVTYGAGGSSRDRTVRTVERIATDTTLCSMAHLTAVSHSTDELRHVIGSLAAAGVRNIMALRGDPPGDPLGEWVAHPDGLEYADQLVALIKRSGPFCVGVAAFPYGHPRSAELETDTERLVGKFRAGAEFAVTQLFLEPDGFLRLRDRVAAAGFDQPIIPGIMPLTSEKTFHKGPELSGSPLPAALVERLAPYSGDTAAFRAAGMEVTGELCERLLAEGVPGIHFYCLNRSTATTELVERLGLAPRHEGTRLSTPA; via the coding sequence GTGACGACGACCTTCGCATCCACGGTGACCGAACGGATCAACGTCGACCGCCCCTTCTTCGCGGTGGAGTTCTTCCCGCCCAAGGACGATCGGGGCGAGGCGGAACTGTGGCGCGCCATCCGCCGCCTGGAGGTGCTCGACCCGGCCTACGTGTCGGTGACCTACGGCGCGGGCGGCTCCAGCCGCGACCGCACCGTCCGCACGGTGGAGCGGATCGCCACCGACACGACGCTGTGCTCGATGGCGCACCTGACCGCCGTCTCGCACTCGACCGACGAGCTGCGCCACGTGATCGGGTCGCTGGCCGCCGCGGGCGTCCGCAACATCATGGCGCTGCGCGGGGACCCGCCCGGCGACCCACTCGGCGAGTGGGTCGCCCACCCCGACGGGCTCGAGTACGCCGACCAGCTCGTCGCGCTGATCAAGCGGTCCGGCCCGTTCTGCGTGGGCGTCGCCGCGTTCCCCTACGGCCACCCGCGCTCGGCCGAGCTCGAGACCGACACCGAGCGGCTCGTCGGGAAGTTCCGGGCGGGCGCGGAGTTCGCCGTGACCCAGCTGTTCCTGGAGCCCGATGGTTTCCTGCGGCTGCGCGACCGGGTCGCCGCCGCCGGGTTCGACCAGCCGATCATCCCCGGCATCATGCCGCTGACCTCGGAGAAGACCTTCCACAAGGGGCCCGAGCTGTCGGGCTCGCCGCTGCCGGCGGCGCTCGTCGAGCGGCTCGCGCCCTACTCCGGTGACACGGCGGCGTTCCGCGCCGCGGGCATGGAGGTCACCGGCGAGCTGTGCGAGCGGCTGCTCGCCGAGGGTGTCCCCGGGATCCACTTCTACTGTCTCAACCGGTCGACGGCGACGACCGAGCTGGTCGAGCGTCTCGGGCTGGCGCCGCGCCACGAGGGCACCCGGCTCTCCACACCGGCCTGA